In Streptomyces longhuiensis, the following proteins share a genomic window:
- a CDS encoding PaaI family thioesterase, with protein sequence MSDEGEHVEGNEQQEQASTEVRERVRASFDRQGLMAHLGARLTRIAPGVVHIVLPARPEVTQQHGYFHAGATSSVADSAGGYAAFTLFPENTEVLTVEYKINLLAPALGNHLEAVGTVLKAGRTLTVCQLEVFAAQDDGTRKLVANGQQTLIRVNRAER encoded by the coding sequence ATGTCCGACGAAGGAGAACACGTGGAAGGCAACGAGCAGCAGGAACAGGCGAGCACCGAGGTGCGGGAGCGCGTGCGGGCCAGCTTCGACCGACAGGGACTGATGGCCCACCTCGGTGCGCGGCTCACGCGCATCGCACCGGGCGTCGTGCACATCGTGCTCCCGGCCCGGCCCGAAGTGACCCAGCAGCACGGCTACTTCCACGCCGGTGCCACCAGTTCCGTCGCCGACAGCGCCGGCGGCTACGCGGCCTTCACGCTGTTCCCCGAGAACACCGAGGTGCTCACGGTCGAATACAAGATCAACCTGCTCGCACCCGCCCTCGGGAACCACCTCGAGGCCGTGGGAACCGTCCTCAAGGCCGGACGGACCCTGACCGTGTGCCAACTGGAGGTTTTCGCGGCCCAGGACGACGGCACCCGCAAGCTCGTGGCCAACGGGCAGCAGACACTGATCCGGGTGAACAGGGCCGAGCGGTGA
- a CDS encoding sarcosine oxidase subunit delta: MLLIDCPWCGPHNESEYHYGGQAHVPYPENPADLDDRQWAEYVFYRDNPKGPFAERWMHSHGCRRWFNALRDTVSYEVLATYRLDEPRPEPRVTDPAGDQR; the protein is encoded by the coding sequence ATGCTGCTGATCGACTGCCCATGGTGCGGTCCCCACAACGAGAGCGAATACCACTACGGGGGCCAGGCCCACGTCCCGTACCCCGAGAACCCCGCCGACCTCGACGACCGGCAGTGGGCCGAGTACGTCTTCTACCGGGACAACCCGAAGGGCCCCTTCGCCGAGCGGTGGATGCACAGCCACGGATGCCGCCGCTGGTTCAACGCCCTGCGCGACACCGTCAGTTACGAGGTGCTCGCCACCTACCGGCTCGACGAGCCGCGCCCCGAACCCCGCGTCACCGACCCGGCCGGAGACCAGCGATGA
- a CDS encoding sarcosine oxidase subunit beta family protein, with translation MTAQPQQPLPEHPDFLWRNPAPRSSYDVVIVGAGGHGLATAYYLAKEHGITNVAVLEKGWLAGGNMARNTTIIRSNYLWDESAAIYEHALKLWEGLPEELDYDFLFSQRGVLNLAHTLQDVREGMRRANANRLNGVDAEWLDPDQVAEVCPILNVSPHTRYPVLGGTFQPRAGIAKHDHVAWALARRADEMGVDLIQGCEVTGFVKDGERIVGVETNLGRINAGRVGLAAAGHSSVLAERAGVRLPVQSHPLQALVSELHEPVHPTVVMSNHVHVYVSQAHKGELVMGAGVDSYNGYGQRGSFHVIEEQMAAAVELFPIFARAHVLRTWGGIVDVTPDASPIISATPVENLFVNCGWGTGGFKATPAAGWTFAHTIATGEAHPLNAPFALDRFTTGALIDEHGAAAVAH, from the coding sequence ATGACCGCCCAGCCGCAGCAGCCGCTGCCGGAACACCCGGACTTCCTCTGGCGCAACCCCGCACCGCGCTCCTCGTACGACGTCGTCATCGTCGGCGCGGGCGGCCACGGCCTGGCGACCGCCTACTACCTCGCGAAGGAACACGGCATCACCAATGTCGCGGTCCTGGAGAAGGGCTGGCTGGCCGGTGGCAACATGGCCCGCAACACCACCATCATCCGCTCCAACTACCTGTGGGACGAGAGCGCGGCGATCTACGAGCACGCGCTCAAGCTGTGGGAAGGACTCCCGGAGGAGCTGGACTACGACTTCCTGTTCAGCCAGCGCGGCGTCCTCAACCTCGCGCACACCCTCCAGGACGTGCGCGAGGGCATGCGCCGCGCCAATGCCAACCGGCTCAACGGCGTCGACGCCGAATGGCTCGACCCGGACCAGGTCGCCGAGGTCTGCCCCATCCTCAACGTCTCCCCGCACACCCGGTACCCGGTGCTCGGCGGCACCTTCCAGCCCCGCGCGGGCATCGCCAAGCACGACCACGTCGCCTGGGCGCTCGCCCGCCGCGCCGACGAGATGGGCGTCGACCTGATCCAGGGCTGCGAGGTCACCGGCTTCGTCAAGGACGGCGAGAGGATCGTGGGAGTCGAGACCAACCTCGGCCGCATCAACGCCGGCCGGGTCGGCCTCGCGGCCGCCGGGCACAGCAGCGTGCTCGCCGAGCGGGCCGGAGTCCGCCTCCCCGTCCAGTCCCACCCGCTCCAGGCGCTCGTCTCCGAGCTCCACGAGCCCGTCCACCCCACCGTCGTCATGTCGAACCACGTCCATGTCTACGTCTCCCAGGCACACAAGGGCGAACTGGTGATGGGCGCGGGCGTCGACTCGTACAACGGCTACGGGCAGCGCGGCTCCTTCCATGTGATCGAGGAGCAGATGGCCGCGGCCGTCGAACTGTTCCCGATCTTCGCGCGGGCGCACGTACTGCGGACCTGGGGCGGCATCGTCGACGTCACCCCGGACGCCTCGCCGATCATCAGCGCCACTCCCGTGGAGAACCTCTTCGTCAACTGCGGCTGGGGCACCGGCGGTTTCAAGGCCACCCCGGCCGCCGGCTGGACCTTCGCGCACACCATCGCGACGGGTGAGGCGCACCCGCTCAACGCCCCCTTCGCCCTCGACCGCTTCACGACGGGCGCACTGATCGACGAACACGGCGCCGCGGCCGTGGCCCACTGA
- a CDS encoding GntR family transcriptional regulator: MQHVATEPTVGGEELSLAERAYRAIRDQLVMLDIRPGAPINEDQLAQSLGVGRTPVREALKRLQYERLVTTYPRRGTFATEVNITDLAHISEVRLELEPLAAARAARRATAEDRAALAAVRRELAGVDPRHGDAAELMHLDLKVHRAVYAATHNPYLEDTLIRHDNLATRIWCLFIDRLADMAGHVEEHGPLIDAIVAGEPDAAAQIARAHVEGFERAVRDAI, translated from the coding sequence ATGCAGCACGTGGCGACCGAGCCGACGGTCGGTGGCGAGGAGCTGTCGCTCGCCGAGCGCGCCTACCGCGCCATCCGCGACCAGCTCGTGATGCTCGACATTCGCCCGGGCGCGCCCATCAACGAGGACCAGCTCGCCCAGTCCCTCGGGGTCGGCCGCACTCCGGTGCGCGAGGCTCTCAAGCGGCTCCAGTACGAGCGCCTCGTCACGACCTACCCCAGGCGCGGCACCTTCGCGACCGAAGTGAACATCACCGACCTCGCCCATATCTCCGAAGTCCGCCTGGAACTCGAGCCCTTGGCCGCCGCCCGTGCGGCGAGGCGGGCCACGGCCGAGGATCGTGCGGCCCTGGCGGCCGTGCGGCGTGAGCTGGCAGGCGTGGATCCCCGGCACGGCGACGCGGCCGAGCTGATGCACCTGGACCTCAAGGTCCACCGTGCCGTGTACGCCGCCACGCACAATCCGTACCTGGAAGACACCCTCATCCGGCACGACAACCTGGCCACGCGGATCTGGTGCCTGTTCATCGACCGGCTCGCCGACATGGCCGGCCACGTCGAGGAGCACGGACCCCTGATCGACGCGATCGTCGCCGGTGAGCCGGATGCGGCGGCCCAGATCGCCCGCGCGCATGTCGAGGGCTTCGAACGGGCCGTGCGCGACGCCATCTGA
- the glyA gene encoding serine hydroxymethyltransferase: MATDAQSITAPTTPASLHTLALSELDPDIAAAVDAELHRQQSTLEMIASENFAPAAVMEAQGSVLTNKYAEGYPGRRYYGGCEHVDVIEQLAIDRVKDLFGAEAANVQPHSGAQANAAAMFALLSPGDTILGLDLAHGGHLTHGMRINFSGKLYNVVPYHVGESDLRIDMDEVERLAREHRPKLIVAGWSAYPRRLDFAAFRRIADEVGAYLMVDMAHFAGLVAAGLHPSPVPYADVVTTTTHKTLGGPRGGVILSRACLAKKINSAVFPGQQGGPLEHVIAAKAVAFKVAASEEFKERQQRTLDGARILAGRLLSDDVAEAGITVLTGGTEVHLVLVDLRNSALDGRQAEDRLHRVGITVNRNAVPFDPRPPMVSSGLRIGTPALATRGFGTEEFREVADIIAGTLTPEHLGEEQASLLRDRVGKLADAFPLYPHLPRLNGDAA; encoded by the coding sequence ATGGCAACGGACGCCCAGTCGATCACCGCGCCTACGACCCCCGCTTCGCTCCACACCCTTGCGCTCAGCGAGCTCGACCCGGACATCGCCGCCGCCGTCGACGCCGAGCTGCACCGCCAGCAGTCGACGCTGGAGATGATCGCGTCGGAGAACTTCGCCCCGGCCGCCGTCATGGAGGCCCAGGGGTCGGTCCTCACCAACAAGTACGCCGAGGGCTACCCCGGCCGCCGCTACTACGGCGGCTGCGAACACGTGGACGTCATCGAGCAGTTGGCCATCGACCGGGTCAAGGACCTGTTCGGCGCCGAGGCCGCGAACGTACAGCCGCACTCGGGCGCCCAGGCCAACGCCGCCGCGATGTTCGCACTCCTCAGCCCGGGCGACACGATCCTCGGCCTCGACCTGGCACACGGCGGCCACCTCACCCACGGCATGCGCATCAACTTCTCCGGCAAGCTCTACAACGTCGTGCCGTACCACGTAGGCGAGTCCGACCTGCGTATCGACATGGACGAGGTCGAGCGGCTCGCGCGCGAGCACCGGCCCAAGCTGATCGTCGCCGGCTGGTCGGCCTACCCCCGCCGCCTCGACTTCGCCGCGTTCCGGCGGATCGCCGACGAGGTGGGCGCCTATCTGATGGTGGACATGGCGCACTTCGCCGGGCTCGTCGCGGCCGGCCTGCACCCAAGTCCCGTTCCTTACGCGGACGTTGTCACGACCACCACCCACAAGACCCTCGGCGGTCCGCGCGGCGGAGTGATCCTCAGCCGGGCCTGCCTCGCCAAGAAGATCAACTCCGCGGTCTTCCCCGGACAGCAGGGCGGGCCCCTCGAGCACGTCATCGCGGCGAAGGCGGTGGCCTTCAAGGTGGCGGCGAGCGAGGAGTTCAAGGAGCGCCAGCAGCGCACCCTGGACGGCGCCCGCATCCTGGCCGGGCGACTGCTCAGCGACGATGTGGCCGAGGCCGGGATCACCGTGCTCACCGGCGGCACCGAGGTCCACCTGGTCCTCGTCGACCTGCGGAACTCCGCGCTCGACGGGCGGCAGGCCGAGGACCGCCTGCACCGCGTCGGCATCACCGTCAACCGCAACGCGGTGCCGTTCGACCCGCGCCCGCCGATGGTCTCGTCCGGCCTGCGGATCGGCACGCCGGCGCTGGCCACGCGCGGCTTCGGCACCGAGGAGTTCCGCGAGGTCGCCGACATCATCGCCGGGACGCTCACGCCCGAACACCTCGGCGAGGAGCAGGCGAGCCTGCTGCGCGACCGGGTCGGGAAGCTCGCCGACGCGTTCCCCCTGTACCCCCACCTGCCTCGCCTGAACGGAGACGCGGCATGA
- a CDS encoding LysE family translocator → MDTTTVAAFLAVDLLLVFTPGADWAYAISAGLRDRSVVPAVTGLIAGYVGYTLLAAVGLVAIVASSATVLTTLTISGAVYLMWLGWGVLRRPAALGASTEPMATSRGQIMLKGAGISGLNPKALLLYFSLFPQFVHPADGWPVAAQTGLLSALHMTACGVVYLSVGVLARTVLRTRPSAARAVTRASGAMMIVIGGFLLAERLAV, encoded by the coding sequence ATGGACACGACAACGGTGGCGGCATTTCTGGCGGTCGATCTTCTGCTGGTGTTCACACCGGGCGCGGACTGGGCCTACGCGATCTCGGCCGGCCTTCGGGACCGGTCGGTCGTCCCGGCGGTCACCGGGCTGATAGCCGGATACGTGGGCTACACGTTGCTCGCCGCCGTGGGGCTGGTGGCGATCGTGGCGAGTTCGGCGACCGTCCTCACCACGCTCACCATCTCCGGCGCCGTCTATCTGATGTGGCTGGGCTGGGGCGTTCTGCGCAGGCCGGCGGCGCTGGGCGCGTCCACCGAGCCGATGGCCACCTCACGCGGGCAGATCATGCTCAAGGGCGCCGGGATCAGCGGGCTCAACCCCAAGGCGCTGCTGCTGTACTTCTCGCTGTTCCCGCAGTTCGTCCACCCCGCGGACGGCTGGCCGGTCGCCGCGCAGACGGGGCTGCTCAGCGCACTCCACATGACGGCGTGCGGCGTCGTCTACCTCTCGGTCGGTGTTCTCGCCCGTACCGTCCTGAGGACCCGGCCTTCGGCAGCCCGGGCCGTCACCCGCGCCTCCGGCGCCATGATGATCGTCATCGGCGGCTTCCTTCTGGCCGAACGCCTGGCCGTCTGA